A window of the Scandinavium goeteborgense genome harbors these coding sequences:
- the nrdG gene encoding anaerobic ribonucleoside-triphosphate reductase-activating protein, with protein MNYHQYYPVDIINGPGTRCTLFVSGCVHECPGCYNKSTWRLNSGLPFTDDMADRIIADLNDTRVKRQGISLSGGDPLHPQNVAEILRLVKRIHAECPGKDIWVWTGYKLEELNAEQLEVVNLINVLVDGKFVQDLKDPALIWRGSSNQVVHHLR; from the coding sequence ATGAATTATCATCAATACTACCCTGTCGACATCATCAACGGCCCCGGCACGCGCTGTACGCTGTTCGTTTCCGGCTGCGTGCATGAATGCCCTGGCTGCTACAACAAAAGTACCTGGCGGTTGAACTCCGGCCTGCCGTTTACCGATGACATGGCCGACCGCATCATCGCCGATCTGAACGATACGCGCGTCAAGCGTCAGGGAATTTCGCTGTCAGGCGGCGATCCGCTGCATCCGCAAAACGTGGCGGAAATTCTGCGATTGGTGAAACGCATTCACGCGGAATGCCCGGGGAAAGATATTTGGGTGTGGACGGGCTACAAGCTCGAAGAACTGAACGCGGAACAGTTGGAAGTGGTGAATCTCATCAATGTGCTGGTCGATGGCAAGTTTGTGCAGGACCTCAAAGACCCGGCGCTTATCTGGCGGGGCAGCAGCAATCAGGTGGTTCATCACCTGCGCTAA
- a CDS encoding DUF4312 family protein, producing the protein MKEQFTTTVRVKGKGEAKSRAFADALNQVQGTVMKASPHILLRIEPQDVAVVHAQESVRKEAFLFIFLRRERRTFSVELDVTVNVTALNLDKVDFVTTT; encoded by the coding sequence ATGAAAGAACAATTCACCACCACGGTGAGGGTCAAGGGCAAAGGCGAGGCCAAATCACGCGCCTTTGCCGATGCTCTCAACCAGGTACAGGGTACGGTGATGAAAGCGTCACCGCACATTTTACTGCGCATCGAACCACAGGACGTGGCGGTTGTTCATGCGCAGGAATCGGTCCGGAAAGAGGCATTTTTGTTCATCTTTCTGCGCCGGGAGCGACGCACCTTCAGCGTTGAGCTGGATGTCACCGTCAACGTGACAGCGTTAAATCTCGACAAAGTAGATTTCGTCACGACAACATAA
- a CDS encoding BglG family transcription antiterminator — protein sequence MRFPNQRLAQLFDMLQNETLPQDELAQRLSVSTRTVRADITALNALLIQHGAQFVLSRGNGYQLRVDDPTLFQSLQDSRPRLLRIPRTGSERVHYLMVRFLTSAFSLKLEDLADEWFVSRATLQGDMAEVREWLARYQLTLETRPRHGVKLFGSEMTIRACLTDLLWQLAQQDSTNPLLTQEALNAGVPEQLTSVLQDAFSRWHIRLTDEGELFVRLYCAVAVRRVSEGYPLPEFTADDVDDAVRNAARDIAVAIQQLAAKTLAPSEENWLRVHIAARQVQDIAPSQINADDDEALVNYILQYINSHYNYNMLSDEQLHADLLTHIKTMITRVRYQIMIPNPLLDNIKQHYPMAWDMTLAAVSGWSKYTPWTISENEMGFLVLHIGVGLERHYNIGYQRQPRVLLVCDAGNAMVRMIEAVLQRKYPQLVMTETITLRDYEQRDGISEDFVVSTVRITEKDKPVVVMSPFPTDYQLEQIGKLVLVDRTRPWMLEKFFDARHFRIINEPVDQQTLLAELCNQLNDEGFVDDDFVASVIEREAIVSTILGDGIALPHALGLMAKKTVVYTVLAPKGIAWGDETAQVIFLLAISKSEYEEAMAIYDIFVTFLRERAMARLCVCKNFSEFKTVAMECVSRF from the coding sequence GTGCGATTCCCGAACCAACGCTTAGCGCAACTGTTTGATATGTTGCAAAACGAAACGCTGCCGCAGGACGAGCTCGCCCAGCGGTTATCCGTTTCTACGCGTACGGTTCGGGCAGATATCACCGCGCTCAATGCCCTGCTGATTCAACACGGCGCACAGTTTGTGCTGAGCCGGGGTAACGGTTATCAGCTGCGTGTGGATGACCCGACGCTGTTCCAGTCTTTGCAGGATTCCCGTCCGCGCCTGTTGCGTATTCCGCGAACCGGCAGCGAGCGGGTGCATTATTTAATGGTCCGTTTTCTGACGTCGGCCTTTTCTTTGAAGCTGGAAGATTTGGCCGATGAATGGTTTGTCAGTCGCGCCACCTTGCAGGGCGACATGGCAGAAGTGCGTGAATGGCTGGCCCGTTATCAGTTGACGCTGGAGACGCGTCCTCGCCACGGCGTGAAGCTGTTCGGCAGTGAAATGACCATCCGCGCCTGCCTGACGGACCTGCTATGGCAACTGGCGCAGCAGGACAGCACCAACCCGCTACTGACCCAGGAAGCGCTCAATGCGGGCGTGCCTGAGCAACTGACCTCCGTGTTACAGGACGCGTTCAGCCGCTGGCACATTCGCCTCACCGACGAAGGTGAACTGTTCGTGCGGCTGTATTGCGCAGTGGCAGTGCGTCGCGTTAGCGAGGGGTATCCGTTACCGGAATTTACCGCCGACGATGTCGATGATGCGGTGCGCAATGCGGCCCGGGATATCGCCGTCGCGATTCAACAGCTGGCGGCCAAAACGCTGGCCCCTTCGGAAGAGAACTGGCTGCGAGTGCATATTGCGGCGCGCCAGGTGCAGGACATCGCCCCGAGCCAGATTAACGCCGACGACGATGAAGCGCTGGTGAACTACATCCTGCAATACATCAACAGCCACTATAACTACAACATGCTCAGCGATGAGCAGCTGCACGCGGACCTGCTGACCCACATCAAGACCATGATCACCCGCGTGCGCTACCAGATTATGATCCCTAATCCGCTGCTCGATAACATCAAACAGCACTATCCGATGGCCTGGGATATGACCCTGGCGGCGGTGTCCGGCTGGAGCAAATACACGCCGTGGACCATCAGCGAAAACGAAATGGGTTTCCTGGTGCTGCACATCGGCGTAGGGCTGGAGCGCCATTACAACATCGGTTATCAGCGCCAGCCGCGCGTGCTGCTGGTGTGCGATGCGGGCAATGCGATGGTGCGGATGATTGAAGCGGTGCTGCAACGCAAGTACCCGCAGCTGGTGATGACCGAAACCATCACCCTGCGCGATTACGAACAGCGGGATGGCATCAGCGAAGACTTCGTGGTCTCGACGGTGCGTATCACCGAGAAGGACAAGCCGGTGGTAGTGATGTCGCCGTTCCCAACCGACTATCAGCTGGAGCAAATCGGCAAGCTGGTGCTGGTGGACCGCACCCGCCCGTGGATGCTGGAGAAGTTCTTTGATGCACGCCATTTCCGCATCATCAACGAGCCAGTCGATCAGCAAACGCTGCTGGCTGAACTGTGCAATCAGCTGAACGATGAAGGGTTTGTCGATGACGACTTTGTCGCTTCGGTCATTGAACGTGAGGCGATTGTCAGCACTATTCTCGGGGATGGCATTGCCTTGCCGCACGCCCTGGGGTTAATGGCGAAGAAAACGGTGGTCTACACGGTGCTGGCCCCGAAGGGGATTGCCTGGGGCGATGAAACCGCGCAGGTGATTTTCCTGCTCGCCATCAGCAAAAGCGAATACGAAGAGGCGATGGCGATTTACGATATTTTCGTCACTTTCCTGCGTGAGCGCGCTATGGCGCGGCTCTGTGTCTGCAAAAACTTCAGCGAGTTTAAAACCGTGGCGATGGAGTGCGTGAGCCGGTTCTGA
- the nrdD gene encoding anaerobic ribonucleoside-triphosphate reductase yields the protein MTPHVMKRDGCKAPFNSARIQEAILRAAKAAGVDDADYCATVADVVSAQMQGRDRVDINEIQTAVENQLMAGPHKQLARAYIEYRHDRDVQREKRGRLNQEIRGLVEQTNSALLNENANKDSKVIPTQRDLLAGIVAKHYARQHLLPYDVVQAHERGEIHYHDLDYSPFFPMFNCMLIDLDGMLTQGFKMGNAEIEPPKSISTATAVTAQIIAQVASHIYGGTTINRIDEVLAPFVSASFEKHRKTAEEWQIPDADGYAHTRTEKECYDAFQSLEYEVNTLHTANGQTPFVTFGFGLGTSWESRMIQQSILRNRIAGLGKNRKTAVFPKLVFAIRDGLNHKVGDANYDIKQLALECASKRMYPDILNYDQVVKVTGSFKTPMGCRSFLGVWENENGEQIHEGRNNIGVISLNLPRIALEAKGDEAAFWTLLDERLQLSRKALMTRIARLEGVKARVAPILYMEGACGVRLNADDDVSEIFKNGRASISLGYIGIHETINALFGDSHMYDSDALREKGVAIVQRLRDAVDQWKDETGYGFSLYSTPSENLCDRFCRLDTAEFGLVDGVTDKGYYTNSFHLDVEKKVNPYDKIDFEAAYPPIANGGFICYGEYPNIQHNLKALEDVWDYSYQHVPYYGTNTPIDECYECGFTGEFECTSKGFTCPKCGNHDAARVSVTRRVCGYLGSPDARPFNAGKQEEVKRRVKHLGNGQLG from the coding sequence GCCACCGTCGCAGACGTCGTTAGTGCTCAGATGCAGGGCCGTGATCGCGTTGATATCAACGAAATCCAGACCGCGGTCGAAAACCAGCTGATGGCTGGCCCGCACAAACAGCTGGCACGCGCTTACATTGAATACCGTCACGACCGTGACGTTCAACGCGAAAAGCGTGGCCGCCTGAATCAGGAAATTCGTGGTCTGGTTGAGCAGACCAACTCCGCGCTGCTCAACGAAAACGCTAACAAAGACAGCAAAGTGATCCCGACCCAGCGCGACCTGCTGGCGGGCATCGTGGCCAAACACTACGCACGCCAGCATCTGCTGCCGTACGACGTGGTACAGGCGCACGAGCGCGGTGAAATTCACTATCACGACCTCGATTACTCACCATTCTTCCCGATGTTTAACTGCATGCTTATCGACCTCGACGGCATGCTGACTCAGGGTTTCAAGATGGGTAACGCGGAAATTGAGCCGCCAAAATCCATCTCAACGGCCACCGCCGTCACCGCACAGATTATCGCGCAGGTTGCGAGCCACATTTACGGCGGCACCACCATCAACCGTATTGATGAAGTGCTGGCCCCGTTCGTGAGCGCAAGTTTCGAGAAACACCGCAAAACCGCAGAAGAGTGGCAGATCCCGGATGCCGACGGATACGCCCATACTCGCACCGAGAAAGAGTGCTACGACGCGTTCCAGTCGCTGGAATATGAAGTCAACACGCTGCACACCGCCAACGGCCAGACGCCGTTCGTGACCTTTGGCTTTGGCCTGGGCACCAGCTGGGAATCGCGAATGATCCAGCAGTCTATTCTGCGTAATCGTATTGCTGGCCTCGGCAAAAACCGCAAAACCGCAGTGTTCCCAAAACTGGTGTTTGCGATCCGTGATGGTCTGAACCACAAAGTCGGCGACGCCAACTACGACATCAAGCAGCTGGCGCTGGAGTGTGCGAGCAAGCGTATGTATCCGGACATCCTGAACTACGACCAGGTGGTGAAAGTGACCGGTTCGTTCAAAACGCCAATGGGCTGTCGCAGCTTCCTCGGCGTGTGGGAAAACGAAAACGGCGAGCAAATCCACGAAGGCCGCAACAACATCGGCGTGATCAGCCTCAACCTGCCGCGCATTGCGCTGGAAGCCAAAGGCGACGAAGCGGCATTCTGGACATTGCTGGACGAACGTTTGCAGCTCTCCCGTAAGGCGCTGATGACCCGCATCGCCCGTCTGGAAGGCGTGAAAGCGCGCGTGGCCCCAATCCTGTATATGGAAGGTGCCTGCGGCGTGCGTCTGAACGCTGACGATGACGTATCAGAAATTTTCAAAAACGGTCGCGCATCCATTTCCCTGGGCTATATCGGCATTCACGAAACCATTAACGCGCTGTTTGGCGATTCGCACATGTACGACAGCGACGCGCTGCGCGAAAAAGGCGTGGCCATTGTGCAGCGTCTGCGTGACGCCGTGGACCAGTGGAAAGACGAAACCGGTTACGGGTTCAGCCTGTACAGCACGCCAAGTGAAAACCTGTGCGACCGCTTCTGCCGTCTCGACACCGCCGAGTTTGGCCTGGTCGACGGCGTGACCGACAAAGGGTATTACACCAACAGTTTCCACCTCGATGTGGAGAAGAAGGTTAACCCGTACGACAAGATTGATTTCGAAGCGGCCTATCCGCCTATCGCTAACGGCGGTTTCATTTGCTACGGCGAATACCCGAACATTCAGCACAACCTGAAAGCGCTGGAAGACGTGTGGGATTACAGCTATCAGCACGTGCCGTATTACGGGACCAACACGCCGATCGACGAATGCTACGAATGCGGCTTTACCGGTGAGTTCGAGTGCACCAGCAAAGGCTTCACCTGCCCGAAATGTGGTAACCACGACGCCGCGCGCGTGTCAGTGACTCGCCGCGTGTGTGGCTATCTCGGCAGCCCGGACGCACGTCCGTTCAACGCCGGGAAGCAGGAAGAAGTGAAGCGTCGCGTGAAGCATTTGGGGAATGGGCAACTGGGCTAA
- a CDS encoding DgaE family pyridoxal phosphate-dependent ammonia lyase, which translates to MSSIYEKYQLKQVINASGRMTALGVSTPRPEVVEAVLTGMNHYFEMKDLVNKTGEYIAKLLDVEGATVVSCASAGIAQSIAGVLVKDSDWLLENLHNTPVENNEIVLPRGHNVNFGAPVSTMIALGGGKMVEAGYANECSADQLAAAITPRTAAILYIKSHHCVQKSMLSVEQAVVVARKHNLPLIVDAAAEEDLQCYYRAGADLVIYSGAKAIEGPTSGLVIGKTQYVEWVKRQTAGIGRAMKVGKEGILGLTCAIEHYLTAEKESGAQMVEKMTPFIAALNALNGVTARVVWDAAGRDIARSEIKFDEAVTQIATGDLVAELKKGEYAIYFRGYKANEGIIEADVRSVNAQQLDIVARRIAQVLNKEKNA; encoded by the coding sequence ATGTCTTCGATTTATGAAAAATATCAGCTGAAACAGGTTATTAACGCCTCAGGCCGCATGACGGCGCTCGGTGTATCGACCCCGCGCCCGGAAGTGGTTGAGGCGGTCCTGACCGGCATGAATCACTACTTCGAAATGAAAGATCTGGTGAACAAAACCGGCGAGTACATCGCGAAGTTACTGGACGTAGAAGGCGCGACGGTGGTTTCCTGCGCCTCCGCCGGCATCGCGCAGTCCATCGCTGGCGTGCTGGTGAAAGACAGCGACTGGCTGCTGGAAAACCTGCACAACACGCCGGTTGAGAATAACGAAATCGTTCTGCCGCGCGGCCATAACGTCAACTTTGGCGCACCGGTCAGCACCATGATTGCGCTGGGCGGCGGCAAAATGGTCGAAGCGGGTTACGCCAACGAATGTTCCGCCGATCAGCTGGCGGCAGCCATTACCCCACGCACCGCGGCCATCCTCTATATCAAATCTCACCACTGCGTACAGAAAAGCATGCTCAGCGTCGAGCAGGCGGTTGTGGTGGCGCGTAAGCACAACCTGCCGCTGATTGTCGATGCCGCCGCCGAAGAAGATTTGCAGTGTTACTACCGTGCCGGCGCAGACCTCGTGATTTACAGCGGCGCGAAAGCGATTGAAGGGCCGACCAGCGGTCTGGTCATCGGTAAAACGCAGTACGTCGAGTGGGTCAAACGCCAGACGGCGGGCATTGGCCGCGCGATGAAAGTGGGTAAAGAAGGCATTCTCGGCCTGACCTGCGCCATCGAACATTACCTTACGGCGGAAAAAGAGAGCGGCGCGCAGATGGTGGAAAAAATGACACCATTTATCGCCGCACTCAACGCGCTGAACGGCGTGACCGCCCGCGTGGTGTGGGATGCCGCGGGTCGTGACATCGCCCGAAGCGAAATTAAATTTGATGAAGCCGTGACCCAGATTGCCACCGGTGACCTGGTCGCCGAGCTGAAAAAAGGCGAATACGCTATCTACTTCCGCGGCTACAAAGCTAACGAAGGCATTATTGAAGCCGATGTGCGCAGCGTAAACGCACAGCAGTTGGATATCGTGGCACGCCGCATTGCGCAGGTGCTGAACAAGGAGAAAAACGCATGA
- a CDS encoding lactonase family protein, with product MLSARHLLVASFSLLASAANAQAQFAWVGTYNPNGEGLYRFAVDPATGDLHDKTLVSALPNAAQLTVSHDGKTLYAASEAEKGVVQAWKVADDGSLTELNQVSSGGAGPVYLSLTPNGRHLLVANYVSGTIAVLPVKEDGSLGEATDTHQDEGPAGASKPEAAVEGSFAASDHNGPHAHMIAADPQGKYVFSTDLGLDRIYQYQLDDATGKLTPNTPPFIAASSKGAGPRHFVFTPKGDGLWLINEEASTLTHYRLDPAKGTLTEGKTVSSLPKDYKGTNFAAGLTLSHDGKQLYVANRLHNSVAHFTVSADGELIHQDDVWTRGDYPRTVTLDPKGQWLYVMNQRSDNITRFKVAPHTGKLTFEPGYTAVGSPSQMVISPKN from the coding sequence ATGCTGTCCGCACGCCATCTGCTTGTCGCTTCATTCTCACTTCTCGCTTCCGCCGCCAACGCACAGGCACAATTCGCCTGGGTCGGCACCTATAACCCGAACGGCGAAGGCCTGTACCGTTTTGCGGTCGATCCTGCCACCGGCGACCTGCACGATAAAACTCTGGTCAGCGCCTTACCCAACGCCGCACAGCTGACCGTCTCTCACGACGGCAAAACGCTGTACGCCGCCAGTGAAGCGGAAAAAGGTGTGGTGCAGGCCTGGAAAGTGGCTGACGACGGCAGTCTGACCGAGCTGAATCAGGTCTCTTCCGGCGGCGCGGGCCCGGTGTATCTGTCCCTGACGCCGAACGGTCGCCACCTGCTGGTAGCCAACTACGTCAGCGGCACGATCGCGGTACTGCCGGTGAAAGAAGACGGCAGCCTCGGTGAGGCCACGGACACCCATCAGGATGAAGGCCCGGCGGGCGCGAGCAAACCGGAAGCCGCCGTTGAAGGGAGCTTTGCCGCCAGCGATCATAACGGACCGCACGCGCACATGATCGCCGCCGATCCGCAGGGGAAATACGTCTTCTCCACCGATCTGGGTCTCGACCGGATCTACCAGTATCAGCTTGATGATGCCACCGGCAAGCTGACGCCGAACACGCCGCCGTTTATTGCTGCGTCTTCCAAAGGTGCCGGGCCACGGCACTTTGTCTTCACGCCGAAGGGCGATGGGCTATGGTTAATCAACGAAGAAGCTTCGACGCTGACCCACTACCGTCTCGATCCGGCGAAGGGCACGCTGACCGAAGGCAAAACCGTCTCGTCGCTGCCAAAAGACTATAAAGGCACCAATTTTGCGGCCGGTTTGACGCTGAGTCACGATGGGAAACAGTTATATGTCGCCAATCGTTTGCATAACAGCGTCGCACACTTTACGGTATCCGCCGACGGTGAGCTCATTCATCAGGATGATGTGTGGACCCGTGGGGATTACCCGCGCACCGTTACGCTGGACCCGAAAGGCCAGTGGCTTTACGTCATGAACCAGCGCAGTGACAACATCACCCGCTTCAAGGTCGCGCCGCACACCGGCAAATTGACCTTCGAGCCAGGCTATACCGCGGTAGGCAGCCCATCGCAAATGGTGATATCACCCAAAAATTAA
- a CDS encoding amidohydrolase/deacetylase family metallohydrolase, which translates to MFDLLLKRARLVDDTVTDIAIKDGKIAALGEINGEATKVVSLNGEHYVSAGWIDLHVHCYPKSPIYNDEPDSVGVATGVTTVIDAGSTGADDVDTFHELTRACATDVYALLNISRVGLIAQNELANMANIDADAASAAIQRHPNFIVGLKARMSSSVVGENGITPLEKAKDIQKANGDLPLMVHIGNNPPNLDEITELLTSGDIITHCYNGKPNRILTPSGELRASVSGALKRGIKLDVGHGTASFSFDVAKQAIAMGILPHTISSDIYCRNRISGPVHSLARVMAKFLAIGMSLPQVIDCVTVNAAEAIRLKNKGQLAVGFDADLTVFTLKHQPVTLVDAENNALQADQDLVPLAAIRAGKGYLTEQGSAEHVFDL; encoded by the coding sequence ATGTTTGATTTACTGCTAAAGCGCGCACGACTGGTTGACGATACGGTAACGGATATCGCCATCAAAGACGGCAAGATTGCAGCGCTGGGCGAGATTAACGGTGAGGCGACGAAAGTCGTCTCTCTCAACGGCGAGCATTACGTCAGCGCGGGCTGGATTGATTTACACGTTCACTGCTACCCGAAATCGCCCATTTACAACGATGAGCCGGACAGCGTAGGCGTGGCGACCGGCGTCACCACCGTTATTGACGCAGGCAGCACCGGGGCCGACGACGTGGATACCTTCCACGAACTGACTCGCGCTTGTGCCACTGACGTGTATGCGCTGCTGAACATCTCCCGCGTGGGCCTTATCGCGCAGAACGAATTAGCCAACATGGCGAACATTGATGCCGACGCCGCGTCGGCCGCCATCCAGCGCCACCCGAATTTCATCGTTGGCCTGAAGGCGCGCATGAGCAGCAGCGTGGTCGGTGAAAACGGCATCACGCCGCTCGAAAAAGCGAAAGACATTCAGAAAGCGAACGGCGACCTGCCGCTGATGGTGCATATCGGCAATAACCCGCCGAACCTCGATGAAATCACTGAACTGCTGACCTCCGGCGACATCATTACCCACTGCTACAACGGCAAACCGAACCGCATTCTTACCCCGTCGGGCGAGCTGCGTGCCTCGGTTTCCGGTGCCCTGAAACGCGGCATCAAGCTGGACGTGGGCCACGGCACCGCCAGCTTCAGTTTCGACGTCGCCAAACAGGCGATTGCGATGGGCATTCTGCCGCACACTATCAGCTCTGACATTTACTGTCGCAACCGCATCAGCGGGCCGGTCCATTCCCTGGCGCGTGTGATGGCGAAATTCCTCGCCATCGGGATGTCGCTGCCGCAGGTGATCGACTGTGTGACCGTCAACGCCGCCGAGGCGATTCGCCTGAAGAATAAAGGCCAACTGGCGGTAGGCTTCGACGCCGACCTCACCGTATTCACCCTGAAACACCAGCCGGTCACGCTGGTGGATGCCGAAAACAACGCCCTGCAGGCGGACCAGGATCTGGTGCCGCTGGCCGCAATCCGTGCAGGTAAGGGCTATCTGACCGAACAAGGGAGTGCAGAACATGTCTTCGATTTATGA
- a CDS encoding DUF4310 family protein, translating into MEQNKGFWYADWSFPIFVGLLSSGVFAGTHMYYLYGIGAFNEVAFVAMLKSGIDTGVYGAVAAFGASFLFARIIEGSLVGILDIGGAIQTGVGLGVPALLLGAGIVFPVANFAASLATGLIIGVAIGYLIVLARKFTINQSDSTYGADVMMGAGNASGRFLGPLIILSAMTASIPIGIGSLVGALLFYIWQKPITGGAILGAMILGSIFPVAIG; encoded by the coding sequence ATGGAACAGAATAAAGGTTTTTGGTACGCGGACTGGTCATTCCCGATCTTTGTCGGCCTGCTTTCCTCCGGCGTGTTCGCCGGGACACACATGTACTACCTGTATGGCATCGGTGCGTTCAACGAAGTGGCCTTCGTGGCGATGTTGAAATCGGGCATTGATACCGGCGTATACGGCGCGGTGGCCGCGTTTGGTGCGAGCTTCCTGTTTGCCCGAATCATTGAAGGGTCGCTGGTTGGGATCCTGGACATCGGCGGCGCCATCCAGACCGGCGTTGGCCTTGGCGTTCCGGCGCTGCTGTTAGGCGCAGGCATCGTCTTCCCGGTAGCTAACTTCGCCGCGTCACTGGCGACGGGCCTGATTATCGGTGTGGCGATTGGCTACCTGATTGTCCTGGCGCGTAAGTTCACCATCAATCAGAGCGACTCCACCTACGGGGCCGACGTGATGATGGGCGCGGGTAACGCCTCTGGCCGCTTCCTCGGTCCATTGATTATCCTCAGCGCGATGACCGCCTCCATTCCCATCGGGATTGGCTCTCTGGTCGGCGCGTTACTGTTCTACATCTGGCAGAAGCCGATTACCGGTGGCGCTATCCTCGGGGCGATGATCCTCGGTTCCATCTTCCCGGTCGCGATCGGCTAA
- the dagF gene encoding 2-dehydro-3-deoxy-phosphogluconate aldolase, whose translation MKLTPNFYRDRVCLNVLAGSKANASEVYEAAEGHVLVGVLSKNYPDVATAVADMREYAALIDNALSVGLGAGDPNQSEMVSQISREVQPQHVNQVFTGVATSRALLGQNETVVNGLVSPTGTPGMVKISTGPLSSKEQDGIVPVDTAIALLKDMGCSSIKYFPMGGLKCRDEYQVVAEACARHDFWLEPTGGIDLENYSEILKIALDAGVKKVIPHIYSSIIDKDSGNTRPADVRTLLEMTKKLVG comes from the coding sequence ATGAAACTGACCCCGAATTTTTACCGTGACCGTGTCTGTCTGAATGTTCTGGCCGGGTCGAAAGCCAACGCCAGCGAAGTCTACGAGGCCGCTGAAGGCCATGTGCTGGTCGGCGTGCTCTCCAAAAATTATCCGGACGTCGCGACCGCGGTTGCTGATATGCGTGAATACGCGGCGTTGATTGATAACGCGCTGTCCGTCGGCCTTGGCGCGGGTGATCCGAACCAGTCCGAAATGGTAAGCCAGATTTCCCGCGAAGTGCAGCCGCAGCACGTGAACCAGGTGTTCACCGGCGTGGCAACCAGTCGCGCGCTGTTGGGGCAGAATGAGACCGTGGTTAACGGTCTGGTGTCGCCAACCGGTACGCCGGGCATGGTCAAAATCTCCACCGGTCCATTGAGCAGCAAAGAGCAGGACGGCATTGTGCCGGTGGATACCGCGATTGCGCTGCTGAAAGACATGGGCTGTAGCTCCATCAAATACTTCCCGATGGGTGGCCTGAAGTGTCGTGATGAATATCAGGTTGTGGCCGAAGCCTGCGCCCGCCACGATTTCTGGCTGGAACCGACCGGCGGTATCGATCTGGAAAATTACAGCGAAATCCTTAAGATAGCCCTCGATGCGGGCGTCAAAAAAGTGATCCCACACATTTACAGTTCGATCATCGACAAAGACAGCGGCAACACCCGCCCGGCGGATGTGCGCACATTGCTGGAGATGACGAAAAAGCTGGTAGGGTAA
- a CDS encoding DUF4311 domain-containing protein has product MFLIILFKSLIIGGLVGVGVGAGAARMFHAPTTQGMGAFRTLGELNSCEGDPASHFSFGLGFFFNAWASSVAAGAFTQDVDHRIIPNWGAAALMVKNRNVAETLHDPKKMAIACGLIGMVVVAFLNSTASAVPEALQVTAVKVLVPAANLLVNIIMPVIFWLAAIDAGKKSGFWATIFGGAAQLIMGNAVPGLVLGILIGKGVEESGWHRVTKVMMGAIVTLFVLSAFFRGFDMKMIESFHMTVPNWLDLLHNAMSGK; this is encoded by the coding sequence ATGTTCCTGATTATTCTCTTTAAATCACTCATCATTGGCGGCCTGGTCGGCGTCGGTGTGGGTGCCGGAGCTGCACGCATGTTTCATGCGCCCACCACACAAGGGATGGGCGCTTTTCGTACGTTGGGCGAGCTGAACTCCTGCGAAGGTGACCCGGCTTCCCACTTCTCTTTTGGTCTGGGCTTCTTCTTTAACGCCTGGGCATCCTCAGTGGCGGCGGGGGCCTTCACTCAGGACGTTGACCACCGCATCATCCCGAACTGGGGTGCCGCCGCGCTGATGGTCAAAAACCGCAATGTGGCAGAAACCCTGCACGACCCGAAAAAAATGGCGATCGCTTGTGGTCTGATCGGCATGGTAGTGGTGGCGTTCCTTAACTCCACGGCGTCTGCGGTGCCTGAAGCCTTGCAGGTTACGGCGGTGAAAGTGCTGGTTCCTGCGGCCAACCTGCTGGTGAACATCATCATGCCGGTCATCTTCTGGCTGGCGGCGATTGATGCCGGTAAAAAATCGGGCTTCTGGGCGACGATTTTCGGCGGCGCTGCGCAGCTGATTATGGGTAACGCCGTCCCTGGCCTGGTGCTGGGTATCCTGATTGGTAAAGGCGTTGAAGAGAGCGGCTGGCATCGTGTCACTAAAGTGATGATGGGTGCGATTGTGACCCTGTTCGTGCTGAGTGCCTTCTTCCGTGGTTTCGACATGAAAATGATTGAGTCCTTCCACATGACGGTGCCGAACTGGCTGGATCTGCTGCACAACGCCATGAGCGGGAAATAA